A single window of Sulfuricaulis sp. DNA harbors:
- a CDS encoding rhodanese-like domain-containing protein translates to MNRSISPDDLKQLLYLRKNILVLDVRRKSDYQTDSQKITGAAWLDPDKLTLWSTALPLDRDIIIYCVRGGSVSNLVVDQLQAKGVKARFVEGGFEAWKSSGGEVAAK, encoded by the coding sequence ATGAACCGCAGCATATCGCCCGACGATCTTAAACAGCTTTTATACCTGCGCAAGAACATTCTGGTTCTCGATGTGCGCCGCAAAAGCGATTACCAGACCGACAGTCAGAAAATTACCGGCGCCGCCTGGCTGGACCCGGACAAGCTCACGTTGTGGAGCACGGCGCTGCCGCTCGACCGGGACATTATCATTTACTGTGTGCGAGGTGGCTCAGTAAGCAATTTGGTGGTGGATCAGTTGCAGGCGAAAGGCGTCAAGGCGCGCTTTGTCGAAGGCGGCTTCGAGGCATGGAAATCCAGCGGTGGAGAGGTAGCTGCAAAATGA
- a CDS encoding superoxide dismutase: MPYQIKPLSCDPARLKGLSEKLIVSHYENNYGGAVKRLNAITEQLAALDFAKAPVFTINGLKREELIATNSMILHELYFDGLGDSGSPQGALKDALMRDFGSIEHWQAEFSAMGKAQGGGSGWVLLVYSSRDNKLVNQWAADHTCHLARGVPILALDMYEHSYHMDYGAKAAAYVDAFMQNINWNSAARFYQECFS, translated from the coding sequence ATGCCTTACCAGATCAAACCGCTCTCCTGTGATCCCGCACGCCTCAAGGGACTGTCCGAGAAACTGATCGTCAGCCACTACGAGAACAACTACGGTGGCGCGGTGAAGCGGCTTAACGCCATCACCGAGCAGCTCGCAGCGCTCGATTTCGCCAAGGCGCCGGTGTTCACGATCAATGGACTCAAGCGCGAAGAATTGATCGCGACCAACTCGATGATCCTGCATGAGCTATATTTTGATGGTCTCGGTGACTCAGGAAGTCCGCAGGGCGCGCTCAAGGACGCCCTAATGCGCGATTTTGGAAGTATCGAACACTGGCAAGCGGAGTTCAGCGCTATGGGCAAGGCGCAGGGAGGGGGTTCCGGTTGGGTGCTGCTGGTGTATTCATCGCGCGACAACAAGCTCGTCAATCAGTGGGCCGCCGATCATACTTGTCATCTTGCCCGGGGCGTGCCTATTCTGGCGCTCGACATGTATGAGCACTCGTATCATATGGACTATGGCGCGAAAGCAGCAGCTTATGTCGATGCCTTTATGCAAAATATCAATTGGAATAGTGCCGCACGATTTTACCAGGAGTGTTTTTCATGA
- the chrA gene encoding chromate efflux transporter has product MSASSRTHDTAQPPEKVSLGEAFTYWLKLGFISFGGPAGQISIMHQELVEKRRWISEHRYLHALNFCMLLPGPEAIQLAIYISWLMHGVRGAVIAGVLFFLPAFVLLSLLAAIYLAFGDVPAVQGVFYGIRPAVVAVVLFAAWRIGSRALKNEILWAMAALAFIGIFVFRIDFPWIVLAAAVLGAIGGKIVPGKFKVGGGHGASHKQYGPALIDDDTPPPVHARFSWGRLAATVAVFVLIWVIAMAAIQGMPDLYNMGEFFTKAAFLTIGGAYAVLPYVYQGGVEHYGWLTGLQMMDGLALGETTPGPLIMVVTWVGYLGGVAKEVFANPVAAGIAGASVATFFTFLPSFLFILVGGPLIEATRGEIKFTAPLTAITAAVVGVILNLAVFFAWHTFWPTATEAAPFAGTFEWFPVIVAIAAFIALWKYKADIMKVIGVCALLGLAYNYLAA; this is encoded by the coding sequence ATGTCTGCCTCTTCAAGAACCCATGATACTGCCCAGCCACCCGAAAAGGTTTCTTTAGGTGAAGCTTTCACCTATTGGCTGAAACTCGGGTTCATCAGCTTCGGCGGTCCCGCCGGGCAGATTTCCATAATGCACCAGGAGCTGGTGGAGAAGCGTCGCTGGATTTCCGAACACCGCTATCTGCATGCGCTCAATTTCTGCATGCTGCTGCCGGGACCGGAGGCGATCCAGCTGGCCATTTACATCAGCTGGCTGATGCACGGCGTGCGCGGCGCGGTGATCGCGGGCGTGTTGTTCTTCCTGCCTGCTTTTGTGCTGCTGTCGCTTCTGGCGGCGATCTATCTCGCGTTCGGCGACGTGCCCGCGGTGCAGGGCGTCTTTTACGGTATCAGGCCCGCAGTGGTGGCGGTAGTGCTGTTCGCTGCCTGGCGCATCGGCTCGCGCGCGCTAAAGAATGAAATCCTCTGGGCCATGGCCGCGCTGGCATTCATCGGCATATTCGTCTTCAGGATAGATTTTCCGTGGATCGTGCTGGCGGCCGCCGTGCTCGGCGCGATCGGTGGAAAAATCGTTCCGGGCAAGTTCAAGGTAGGCGGCGGGCATGGCGCCTCCCACAAACAGTATGGCCCTGCGCTGATTGACGACGACACGCCGCCGCCGGTCCACGCGCGTTTCTCCTGGGGCAGGTTGGCCGCCACGGTGGCGGTATTTGTGCTGATCTGGGTGATTGCCATGGCGGCGATACAGGGCATGCCCGATCTCTACAACATGGGCGAGTTCTTTACCAAGGCGGCGTTTCTGACCATCGGCGGGGCGTATGCCGTGCTGCCGTACGTCTACCAGGGTGGCGTCGAGCATTACGGCTGGCTCACCGGTCTGCAGATGATGGATGGCCTTGCCTTGGGAGAAACCACGCCGGGGCCGCTCATCATGGTGGTGACCTGGGTGGGCTATCTCGGTGGCGTCGCCAAGGAGGTGTTCGCCAACCCGGTCGCGGCCGGCATTGCCGGCGCGAGCGTCGCGACCTTTTTTACCTTCCTGCCGTCCTTCCTGTTCATTCTGGTGGGTGGGCCGCTGATTGAGGCGACGCGCGGCGAAATCAAATTCACCGCACCCCTGACCGCCATCACGGCGGCTGTGGTTGGCGTCATTCTCAACCTGGCGGTGTTTTTCGCTTGGCACACCTTTTGGCCCACGGCCACGGAAGCAGCGCCGTTTGCCGGCACGTTTGAATGGTTCCCTGTCATCGTCGCCATCGCCGCTTTCATCGCCCTTTGGAAATACAAGGCCGACATCATGAAGGTCATCGGCGTGTGCGCCCTGCTGGGGCTCGCCTACAACTACCTTGCCGCTTGA
- a CDS encoding chromate resistance protein ChrB domain-containing protein, whose protein sequence is MDTSANLLWSMLVISFPGRSATPRMRVWRALKGLGAVVLRDGVYLLPHSKSAVMALQAQADAVISSGGDAHVLSFTSNDQPQADTFQKLFDRTPGYARLIKTIQKLNAGSIKRNVVKTSRDLRRIRREFEDIAATDYFPGPAKEQTQHLLSQAEASLFALRTPGEPQAKMGDIRHLNRADYQNRIWATRTRPWVDRLASAWLIRRFIDPKARFVWLENPEKCPANALGFDFDKAAFTHVGARVTFEVLLASFDLEKDTALMRLGSLVHYLDVGGVPVAEAPGLEMILNGARHQLDDDDRLLKEASKFLDFLYASYTDE, encoded by the coding sequence ATGGATACATCCGCCAACCTCCTGTGGTCTATGTTGGTGATAAGTTTCCCGGGACGCAGCGCCACACCACGCATGCGGGTCTGGCGGGCATTAAAAGGATTGGGCGCGGTCGTGCTGCGTGATGGCGTTTATCTGCTTCCTCACAGCAAGTCAGCCGTCATGGCATTGCAGGCGCAGGCCGATGCGGTGATTTCCTCGGGTGGCGATGCCCATGTGTTGAGCTTCACCAGCAATGATCAACCACAGGCGGATACTTTCCAAAAACTCTTTGACCGCACTCCCGGTTATGCGCGGCTTATCAAAACGATCCAGAAGCTGAATGCCGGATCGATTAAACGCAATGTCGTAAAGACCTCACGTGATTTGAGACGAATCCGGCGTGAATTTGAGGACATCGCCGCTACAGACTATTTCCCCGGTCCGGCGAAAGAACAGACTCAACATCTATTGTCACAGGCGGAGGCCTCACTGTTTGCCTTGCGCACGCCCGGCGAGCCTCAGGCCAAGATGGGGGATATCCGCCATCTGAATCGCGCCGATTACCAGAATCGTATATGGGCCACGCGCACACGCCCCTGGGTGGATCGTCTGGCATCTGCGTGGCTGATTCGCCGCTTTATCGACCCTAAGGCGCGTTTTGTCTGGTTAGAAAATCCGGAAAAGTGTCCGGCCAATGCGCTTGGGTTCGATTTTGACAAGGCGGCGTTTACGCATGTTGGTGCGCGCGTCACATTTGAGGTGCTGCTTGCCAGTTTTGACTTGGAAAAAGACACCGCTCTCATGCGCCTGGGCTCATTGGTGCATTATCTCGATGTGGGCGGTGTTCCCGTGGCCGAAGCTCCCGGACTGGAGATGATTCTGAATGGTGCGCGTCATCAGCTTGACGACGATGACAGGTTGCTCAAGGAGGCCAGCAAGTTTTTAGATTTTCTATATGCCTCATATACCGATGAATAA
- the rluB gene encoding 23S rRNA pseudouridine(2605) synthase RluB: protein MSEKLQKVLARAGLGSRRQIERWIEEGRITVDGQPATLGARVTSDQALRVDGRSVSTRSFQTKPRLLIYHKPVGEVCTRSDPQGRPTVFEKLPKLRGARWINIGRLDFNTSGLLLFTTDGELANSLTHPSHEIEREYAVRVLGKVNDEMLARLKKGVMLEDGPAHFVSIVDAGGAGANHWYHVVLKEGRNREVRRLWEAVGIKVSRLMRIRFGPVQLPSHFHTGRTVELDEDASAALYEHVGLKPPSPPKKKLVEAKRPRSGKVQKRRHAETPRAKSRGRGGRPGQQR from the coding sequence GTGAGTGAAAAGCTTCAGAAGGTTTTAGCGCGTGCGGGATTGGGTTCGCGTCGGCAGATTGAACGCTGGATTGAAGAAGGCCGCATCACCGTAGACGGCCAGCCCGCGACACTGGGGGCACGTGTCACTTCCGATCAGGCCCTGCGCGTTGACGGACGCAGCGTCTCGACGCGTTCCTTCCAGACCAAACCACGTCTCCTGATTTACCACAAGCCAGTGGGCGAAGTTTGCACGCGCTCGGATCCTCAGGGCCGACCCACGGTCTTCGAAAAACTTCCTAAGCTGCGCGGCGCGCGCTGGATCAACATCGGTCGTCTGGATTTCAACACCTCCGGCCTGTTGCTGTTCACGACGGACGGAGAGCTGGCCAACAGTCTGACGCACCCGTCCCATGAGATCGAGCGCGAATATGCCGTGCGCGTGCTGGGCAAGGTGAACGACGAAATGCTTGCGCGGCTGAAAAAAGGCGTGATGCTGGAAGACGGTCCGGCGCATTTTGTTTCCATCGTCGATGCCGGCGGCGCTGGCGCGAATCACTGGTACCACGTGGTATTGAAGGAAGGACGCAACCGCGAGGTGCGCCGGTTGTGGGAGGCCGTGGGCATCAAGGTGAGCCGGCTGATGCGTATTCGCTTCGGTCCCGTCCAGCTCCCGTCGCATTTCCATACCGGACGCACGGTGGAACTGGACGAGGACGCATCCGCCGCGTTATATGAGCATGTGGGGCTTAAACCTCCATCGCCGCCAAAAAAGAAACTTGTCGAGGCGAAACGTCCACGCAGTGGCAAAGTGCAAAAGCGCCGTCACGCGGAAACACCCCGAGCGAAATCGCGCGGTCGAGGAGGGCGGCCCGGACAACAGCGTTAG
- the scpB gene encoding SMC-Scp complex subunit ScpB, whose product MSEPNTELKNIIEAALLVAGQPLTIEKMLTMFPTESSPTREEIRAVLEMLEEEYAERVVELKQIDRSWRFQTRDKYASWISRLAEERPVRYSRALLETLAIIAYRQPVTRGDIENIRGVSVSTDIIKTLVGREWIRQVGVRNVPGRPALYGSTREFLEHFNLKNLEELPPLSALRDLDVISNDLNLRLDLEQGAEVSPADVTGEGESHDELEQEPEPVMSEAKTAERE is encoded by the coding sequence ATGAGCGAGCCCAACACCGAACTGAAAAACATCATCGAGGCGGCGTTGCTGGTCGCCGGCCAGCCGCTCACCATCGAAAAGATGCTGACGATGTTTCCCACGGAATCTTCGCCCACGCGCGAGGAAATCCGCGCCGTGCTAGAAATGCTCGAAGAGGAATATGCCGAGCGCGTGGTGGAATTGAAGCAGATTGACCGCTCCTGGCGTTTTCAGACGCGCGATAAATATGCGTCTTGGATTTCGCGCCTGGCCGAAGAGCGGCCGGTGCGATACTCGCGGGCGCTGCTCGAGACCCTCGCCATTATCGCCTACCGCCAGCCGGTGACACGTGGTGATATCGAAAATATCCGTGGCGTTTCCGTGAGCACCGATATCATCAAGACGCTGGTTGGCCGTGAATGGATACGCCAGGTGGGCGTACGCAATGTCCCGGGTCGACCCGCTCTTTATGGCTCCACTCGCGAGTTCCTCGAACATTTCAATCTCAAGAATCTTGAAGAATTGCCGCCGCTTTCGGCGTTGCGTGATCTGGATGTCATTAGCAACGATCTGAACCTGCGTCTGGATCTGGAACAGGGCGCAGAGGTTTCTCCTGCCGACGTAACGGGTGAGGGAGAGTCTCACGACGAGCTGGAACAGGAGCCGGAACCGGTCATGTCCGAGGCCAAAACGGCCGAGCGTGAGTGA
- a CDS encoding ScpA family protein, whose translation MSATTETETSLAVVRGETLTKLPEDLYIPPDALEVFLETFSGPLDLLLYLIRKQNLDILDIPIAEVTRQYMGYVELMQAVKLELAAEYLLMAAMLAEIKSRMLLPRPASEDGEELDPRAELVRRLQEYERYRAAAESLDHLPRVGREVHLVVIENDAPPVMRIEPNVSLFELMDAFKEVLVRAELYRHHHVQLEPLSVRERMTRILAMINSEAFVNFEDMFDLNEGRRGLVVTFMAILELLKESLVVVVQLEPYAPIHLKAAA comes from the coding sequence ATGAGCGCAACGACAGAAACTGAGACGTCCCTTGCCGTTGTTCGCGGTGAAACTCTCACCAAACTGCCGGAGGATTTATACATCCCGCCGGATGCGCTGGAGGTTTTTCTCGAAACCTTCTCAGGCCCGCTCGATTTGTTGCTTTATCTCATTCGCAAGCAGAACCTCGATATTCTCGATATCCCGATCGCCGAAGTGACGCGCCAGTACATGGGCTATGTGGAATTGATGCAGGCCGTCAAGCTCGAGCTGGCCGCGGAATATCTGCTCATGGCCGCGATGCTGGCGGAAATAAAATCCCGCATGCTGCTGCCGCGTCCGGCCAGCGAGGATGGCGAAGAATTGGACCCGCGTGCCGAGCTGGTGCGGCGCTTGCAGGAGTACGAGCGTTATCGCGCCGCCGCCGAGTCGCTGGATCATCTGCCGCGCGTGGGGCGCGAGGTGCATCTGGTCGTCATCGAGAACGACGCACCGCCGGTCATGCGCATCGAGCCGAACGTCAGCCTGTTCGAGCTGATGGATGCCTTCAAGGAGGTGCTTGTACGCGCCGAACTTTACCGGCATCATCATGTGCAGTTGGAGCCACTGTCGGTGCGCGAGCGCATGACCCGGATTCTGGCGATGATCAACAGCGAGGCATTCGTGAATTTCGAGGACATGTTCGACCTGAACGAAGGCCGGCGCGGTTTGGTGGTCACCTTCATGGCCATTCTTGAGCTGCTGAAGGAGTCCCTGGTTGTCGTGGTGCAGCTGGAGCCTTACGCGCCTATTCATCTCAAGGCGGCAGCCTGA
- a CDS encoding tryptophan--tRNA ligase — protein sequence MSSVLSGQPMRVLSGMRPTGRLHLGHYHGVLKNWVKLQSEYDCYFFAADWHALTTHYEDPHIIEESVWDMVVDWLAAGVDPNNATLFIQSRIPAHAELNVLLSMITPLSWLERVPSYKDQQLQLKERDLATYGFLGYPLLQSADILIYRAGLVPVGEDQVAHVELTREVARRFNHLYGREPGYETRAEEAIKKMGKKNAKLYRDLRTAYLEQGDREALDTARALLDRQKNITLGDKERLFGFLEGGGKIILPEPQAMLTQAPKMPGLDGRKMSKSYDNVISLRDPPAEVEKKLRTMPTDPARVHRTDAGNPEKCPVWDFHLVYSDEERKDWVQKGCRSAKIGCLECKQTVIDVVLAELKPIQERAVEFSRDPLLVKNIISDGCKRAQDAAEATLVEVRAAIGLGYS from the coding sequence ATGAGTAGCGTGCTGTCTGGCCAACCGATGCGGGTTTTGTCGGGCATGCGCCCCACCGGCCGGCTGCATCTCGGGCATTATCACGGAGTCCTCAAGAACTGGGTCAAATTACAGTCCGAATATGATTGTTACTTTTTCGCGGCAGACTGGCACGCCCTGACGACCCATTATGAAGACCCCCATATCATTGAGGAGAGTGTGTGGGACATGGTGGTGGACTGGCTGGCCGCCGGGGTCGATCCGAATAACGCCACTCTGTTCATACAGTCTCGCATCCCGGCGCATGCCGAGCTGAACGTGCTGTTGTCCATGATCACGCCGCTTTCGTGGCTGGAGCGCGTGCCGTCCTATAAAGATCAGCAGCTTCAGCTCAAGGAGCGTGACCTCGCGACCTACGGCTTTCTCGGTTATCCACTACTGCAAAGCGCCGATATCCTGATTTACCGGGCGGGTCTGGTGCCCGTGGGGGAGGATCAGGTGGCCCATGTGGAGCTGACGCGCGAGGTGGCGCGGCGCTTCAACCACCTTTATGGACGCGAACCGGGTTACGAGACCCGGGCCGAGGAGGCGATCAAGAAGATGGGCAAGAAAAACGCCAAACTCTACCGCGACCTGCGCACGGCCTATCTGGAACAGGGCGATCGCGAGGCGCTGGATACGGCCCGCGCTCTCCTGGATCGGCAGAAGAACATCACGCTGGGCGACAAGGAAAGGCTGTTCGGCTTTCTGGAGGGCGGAGGGAAGATCATCCTGCCCGAGCCGCAGGCGATGTTGACGCAGGCGCCCAAGATGCCGGGACTCGATGGCCGCAAGATGTCCAAGTCCTACGATAACGTGATCAGCCTGCGTGACCCGCCGGCGGAAGTGGAAAAGAAACTCCGGACCATGCCCACCGACCCGGCGCGCGTGCATCGCACTGACGCCGGCAACCCGGAAAAGTGCCCGGTGTGGGATTTTCATCTGGTCTATTCGGACGAAGAGCGCAAGGATTGGGTGCAAAAGGGCTGCCGTTCGGCGAAAATAGGCTGCCTTGAATGCAAACAGACCGTCATTGATGTCGTGCTGGCGGAATTGAAGCCAATACAGGAGCGCGCCGTGGAATTCTCTCGCGATCCGTTGCTGGTCAAGAATATTATTTCCGACGGCTGCAAGCGCGCGCAGGACGCGGCGGAAGCGACATTGGTCGAAGTGCGTGCCGCCATCGGCTTGGGTTATAGCTGA
- a CDS encoding site-2 protease family protein has protein sequence MPNLSLPQFFAVAILPLLFAITVHEVAHGWVAKLYGDPTAQRLGRLSLNPLKHIDPVGTILVPGLLLMLGGFIFGWAKPVPVTWENLRHPKRDMAIVAAAGPGANLLMAIFWALIAKIGSVLGASSWAGLPMQYMGIFGIQINAVLMILNLIPLPPLDGGRVAVGLLPGPWAWRLARVEPFGFFILLGLLATGLLGILIGPPIHGFERLLFSIMRLQ, from the coding sequence ATGCCCAACCTAAGCCTGCCCCAGTTTTTTGCGGTTGCTATCCTGCCCCTGCTGTTTGCCATCACCGTCCATGAAGTTGCCCATGGCTGGGTGGCCAAGCTGTATGGCGACCCCACGGCCCAGCGCCTGGGTCGTTTGAGCCTCAACCCCCTGAAACACATCGACCCTGTCGGCACAATATTGGTGCCCGGACTGTTGCTCATGCTGGGAGGCTTCATTTTCGGGTGGGCCAAGCCGGTGCCCGTGACCTGGGAAAATCTGCGCCATCCCAAGCGTGACATGGCCATTGTGGCAGCGGCAGGGCCAGGCGCAAATCTGCTCATGGCCATCTTTTGGGCACTGATTGCCAAGATTGGCAGTGTGTTAGGGGCAAGCTCATGGGCCGGGCTCCCGATGCAATATATGGGAATATTTGGCATACAGATCAATGCAGTACTAATGATTCTTAATCTGATCCCTCTACCTCCGCTCGATGGCGGGAGGGTGGCCGTGGGTCTATTACCGGGTCCTTGGGCCTGGAGATTGGCGCGTGTGGAGCCTTTCGGATTTTTTATTCTCTTGGGGCTGCTGGCAACAGGATTGTTGGGAATCCTGATAGGGCCACCCATTCACGGGTTTGAGCGCCTCCTCTTTTCGATCATGCGACTGCAATGA
- a CDS encoding L-threonylcarbamoyladenylate synthase, with protein MAQYFQIHPVNPQSRLIKRAVDIVRAGGVIAYPTDSSYALGCHIGDKEAMERIRRIRRVDEAHNFTLVCRDLSEVAQYARVGNADYRLLRANTPGPYTFILPATREVPRRLQHPKRKTIGLRLPDHAIVQSLLAELNEPLMSSTLILPGEDLPLSDPEEIRARLEHDLDLVIDGGFCGLDPTTVIELEDGVGTLLRKGKGDAARFAA; from the coding sequence ATGGCCCAATACTTTCAAATTCATCCGGTGAACCCGCAGTCGCGCCTCATCAAGCGCGCGGTGGATATCGTGCGCGCCGGGGGCGTGATCGCTTATCCCACGGATTCAAGTTACGCGCTCGGCTGTCATATCGGAGACAAGGAGGCGATGGAGCGTATCCGGCGCATTCGTCGCGTGGATGAGGCGCATAATTTCACGCTGGTTTGCCGTGACCTTTCCGAGGTAGCGCAATACGCACGGGTGGGAAATGCCGATTACCGTCTGTTGCGGGCGAATACTCCGGGCCCATACACGTTCATCCTGCCGGCCACACGCGAGGTGCCGCGCCGCCTGCAGCACCCCAAACGCAAAACCATCGGCCTGCGCCTGCCAGACCATGCCATCGTCCAGTCCCTGCTGGCCGAATTGAACGAACCCTTGATGAGTTCCACGCTGATATTGCCGGGTGAGGACCTGCCCCTGAGCGATCCGGAAGAAATCCGGGCCCGGCTGGAGCATGATCTGGATCTGGTTATAGATGGCGGTTTCTGCGGCTTGGACCCCACGACCGTGATTGAACTGGAAGACGGCGTGGGGACACTACTGCGTAAAGGCAAAGGCGATGCGGCACGGTTTGCCGCGTGA
- a CDS encoding PHP domain-containing protein, whose protein sequence is MSISNSVPIPMPSQGYDMHTHSLRSDGTLTPSELVQRAHAAGVRVLALTDHDVTDGIAEAQTAADRLGLILIVGVEISVTWQNQTLHIVGLNINPDQTELQQGLARLREFRLWRAEEMGRRLRKKRIEGAYEGSARLAQGMIISRTHFARFLVDQGYVRGPQQAFRQFLGRGKPGYVPGRWASLAEAVQWIVSAGGQAVVAHPARYKLSAGKLRQMLGEFRECGGAAIEVISGSHSPDAIHHFAGIAREHGFLASAGSDFHGPQNTWMDLGRLPALPEGCVPVWQEWDLEMKPLTNSDGCRLVN, encoded by the coding sequence ATGAGCATTTCCAATTCAGTTCCGATTCCAATGCCGTCGCAAGGCTACGATATGCACACGCACAGTTTGCGTTCAGATGGAACGCTCACGCCCTCGGAGCTGGTGCAGCGGGCGCATGCCGCCGGTGTAAGAGTGTTGGCACTGACCGATCATGATGTCACCGACGGCATCGCTGAGGCGCAAACCGCCGCGGACCGGCTGGGTCTAATCCTGATCGTGGGCGTCGAGATTTCCGTTACGTGGCAGAACCAGACGCTGCATATCGTCGGTCTCAACATCAACCCCGACCAGACTGAACTGCAGCAAGGGCTGGCTCGTCTGCGCGAATTTCGGCTGTGGCGCGCCGAGGAAATGGGTCGCCGCCTGCGAAAAAAAAGGATCGAGGGCGCCTATGAAGGCTCCGCGCGCCTGGCCCAGGGGATGATTATTTCACGCACGCATTTTGCGCGTTTCCTCGTCGACCAGGGCTATGTGCGGGGTCCGCAGCAGGCCTTCCGGCAATTTCTCGGGCGCGGAAAACCCGGCTACGTCCCGGGTCGCTGGGCCTCGCTCGCCGAAGCGGTGCAATGGATCGTCTCCGCGGGCGGGCAGGCGGTGGTGGCGCATCCGGCACGCTACAAGTTGAGTGCCGGGAAATTGCGTCAAATGTTAGGCGAGTTTCGCGAATGTGGTGGCGCCGCGATTGAAGTAATTTCCGGCAGTCACTCACCCGATGCCATTCATCATTTTGCCGGCATCGCCCGGGAACACGGTTTTCTGGCTTCGGCGGGATCGGATTTCCATGGTCCGCAGAATACCTGGATGGATCTGGGAAGACTCCCTGCATTACCGGAGGGGTGTGTCCCCGTGTGGCAGGAATGGGATTTGGAAATGAAACCATTGACGAATTCGGATGGATGCAGATTGGTAAACTGA